One window from the genome of Terriglobales bacterium encodes:
- a CDS encoding NAD-dependent epimerase/dehydratase family protein has protein sequence MTRKKVLITGGAGFVGSHLADALISVGSDVRVFDNLSPQIHGNGAPSYLAADVEFMLGDMRDPAAVSKAIEGVDVIFHLAAAVGVGQSMYQIYDYMGVNTQGTAVLLQALLDRRAQVEKLVVASSMSIYGEGQYLCANCGDCAPGPRPSEQLAGKRWEVLCPDCGAELTPVPTAESKPLQCTSVYALSKKDQEEICLLYGRTYGLPVVALRYFNIYGTRQALSNPYTGVAAIFASRLLHLKAPLVFEDGCQMRDFVSVHDVVSANLLAMESKRADGRAINIGSGMPISIREVASALSRALGLQVFCEITGKYRAGDIRHCFGDISKARELVGYEPRVRFEDGVAELVEWLREQSPEDKAERMVAELQTFGLTA, from the coding sequence ATGACTAGAAAGAAAGTCTTGATTACCGGCGGCGCTGGGTTTGTAGGTTCGCACTTGGCGGATGCCCTGATCAGCGTGGGCAGCGACGTTCGAGTCTTCGACAACCTGTCCCCGCAGATACACGGAAACGGAGCTCCGTCCTATCTCGCCGCCGATGTCGAATTCATGTTGGGAGACATGCGTGATCCCGCCGCCGTCAGCAAGGCGATCGAGGGAGTCGACGTGATCTTTCACCTAGCCGCCGCCGTAGGTGTGGGGCAATCGATGTACCAGATTTATGACTACATGGGCGTAAACACTCAGGGAACTGCCGTGCTCCTGCAAGCTTTGCTCGACCGCAGAGCACAAGTGGAGAAGCTCGTGGTGGCGTCCTCAATGTCGATTTATGGAGAGGGACAGTACTTATGCGCTAATTGCGGCGATTGCGCCCCAGGGCCCCGACCTTCCGAGCAGTTGGCGGGGAAACGGTGGGAGGTCTTGTGTCCGGATTGTGGCGCAGAGCTTACCCCGGTTCCCACTGCGGAGAGCAAGCCGTTACAATGCACCTCCGTTTACGCCCTCTCAAAAAAAGATCAGGAAGAAATCTGCTTACTCTATGGGCGGACCTATGGTTTGCCTGTAGTTGCCCTCCGGTATTTCAATATCTACGGAACAAGACAGGCGCTCTCGAACCCTTACACCGGAGTTGCTGCGATCTTTGCATCACGCCTGCTGCATCTGAAGGCCCCTCTTGTTTTCGAAGACGGATGCCAGATGCGCGACTTCGTCAGCGTGCACGATGTGGTCAGTGCAAACCTGCTGGCCATGGAGTCAAAGAGAGCCGACGGTCGCGCAATCAATATTGGCTCAGGCATGCCGATTTCAATTCGGGAAGTCGCTTCAGCACTTTCCCGCGCCCTGGGCTTGCAGGTTTTCTGTGAAATCACCGGTAAGTATCGAGCTGGTGACATTCGCCATTGCTTCGGGGACATTTCCAAGGCTCGGGAACTAGTTGGATATGAACCACGAGTGCGGTTTGAGGATGGCGTCGCAGAGTTGGTCGAGTGGTTGCGAGAGCAGAGCCCTGAGGACAAGGCAGAACGCATGGTTGCCGAGTTACAGACGTTTGGGCTTACGGCATAG
- a CDS encoding TIGR04290 family methyltransferase encodes MQGDEGNLLMDANSAVRSHNGRPAGDHEDPTQAQLTEQIFTLGDWFHNININGVWTAPNHFLGDFPNVKWKQISKAFPEDLRGASVLDIGCNGGFYSIALKQRGASRVLGVDVDDRYLSQARFAADTLGLNIEFQKRSVYDVDQILGQFDYVLFLGVFYHLRYPLFALDKIVKKVGGKLFFQSMIRGSKEERTWKEDYEFWDMKPFQDPDFPRMYFVENRYANDYTNWWIPNRGAVEGMLRSSGLEIVAHPEDETYVCEPRRVQRDGKYLLDLELSGTL; translated from the coding sequence TTGCAAGGTGACGAAGGCAACCTGCTAATGGATGCGAACAGTGCAGTTCGGTCCCACAATGGACGCCCAGCCGGAGATCACGAAGATCCTACGCAAGCTCAACTAACAGAACAAATATTCACGCTAGGAGATTGGTTTCACAACATTAATATCAACGGAGTTTGGACCGCTCCAAATCATTTCCTGGGTGACTTTCCCAACGTCAAGTGGAAGCAAATCTCGAAGGCCTTTCCGGAGGATCTCCGGGGAGCTTCTGTCCTGGACATTGGCTGCAACGGAGGCTTTTACTCGATTGCCCTGAAACAGCGCGGTGCGAGTAGGGTACTGGGCGTAGATGTCGACGACAGGTACTTGAGTCAGGCCCGCTTCGCCGCTGACACCCTTGGACTAAATATCGAGTTCCAGAAACGGTCCGTTTACGATGTCGATCAGATTCTCGGCCAATTCGACTACGTCCTCTTTCTGGGAGTCTTCTACCATCTGCGCTATCCGCTGTTCGCCCTCGACAAGATCGTTAAGAAGGTCGGAGGAAAGCTCTTCTTCCAAAGCATGATCCGTGGATCTAAGGAAGAACGAACATGGAAAGAGGATTACGAATTCTGGGACATGAAACCATTTCAGGATCCTGATTTCCCACGCATGTATTTCGTCGAAAACCGGTACGCGAATGATTACACCAACTGGTGGATCCCCAATCGCGGGGCCGTTGAGGGGATGCTGCGCAGTTCAGGCCTGGAAATCGTTGCACATCCAGAGGATGAAACTTACGTGTGTGAGCCGCGCCGAGTGCAACGCGACGGCAAATACTTGCTTGACCTTGAACTGTCAGGGACGTTGTAA
- a CDS encoding TIGR04295 family B12-binding domain-containing radical SAM protein has protein sequence MRYAFVNPNWDFGGSTYFGCQEPHYPLELLFAFDQVVAAGGEALLLDAQVENFSTTDVAPRVRDFRPDFLVIPTAPSYLFWRCPPPELRVPQEWFAALQRSGVTVAIGPHPSATPSATMRKTKCEVALRGEPDQTLPQLAVKPWHEISGCCWRDSKGEHISSDLGVTDMKALGALDFHNYPVELHAHRHHVFSGHGRGAELEFARGCPWSCTFCNKTLFRDKFRERSVEVVLAEIDCLISRGVDYIYFIDEIFGVGKDVLRLLEGIAERHVKIGFQSRIDLWTEETLDLLGRAHCISMECGIESITEQGREGLKKNCRIDTRRIGELLIYARQRIPWVQANLILTQHDNKAQIRQWQDQLKSHDVWVSEPVPMFPFPGSPLFVQTFGESPDDNAWERAHHFYMSQFQDKGFSDIQEQQPAAIEDLECMY, from the coding sequence ATGAGGTACGCGTTTGTTAACCCAAATTGGGACTTCGGCGGTTCCACATATTTCGGCTGCCAGGAGCCACACTACCCGTTAGAGCTGTTGTTCGCCTTTGATCAAGTAGTCGCGGCAGGGGGCGAAGCCTTATTACTCGACGCTCAGGTCGAGAATTTCAGCACAACTGACGTTGCGCCCCGTGTTCGCGACTTCCGGCCTGACTTCCTGGTAATTCCGACGGCGCCATCGTACTTGTTCTGGCGCTGCCCGCCCCCGGAACTTCGTGTCCCGCAGGAGTGGTTCGCAGCCCTGCAACGGTCTGGCGTAACAGTGGCGATCGGTCCTCACCCTTCCGCAACACCAAGCGCCACCATGCGCAAGACGAAATGCGAAGTGGCCTTGCGCGGAGAACCAGATCAGACTTTGCCGCAGCTTGCTGTTAAACCTTGGCACGAGATCTCAGGGTGTTGCTGGCGTGATAGCAAGGGCGAACATATTAGTTCCGACCTGGGGGTAACAGACATGAAGGCTCTTGGTGCGCTGGACTTCCACAATTACCCAGTGGAACTCCATGCCCATCGCCATCATGTTTTCAGCGGCCATGGACGTGGAGCCGAGCTGGAATTCGCGCGCGGATGTCCGTGGTCCTGTACCTTCTGCAATAAGACGCTATTCCGCGACAAGTTCCGTGAGCGCTCGGTTGAGGTCGTTCTGGCGGAGATCGATTGCTTGATCTCCCGTGGCGTGGATTACATCTATTTCATCGACGAAATATTTGGGGTAGGGAAGGACGTTTTGCGTTTACTCGAAGGTATCGCAGAACGACATGTGAAGATTGGCTTCCAATCCCGAATCGATCTCTGGACCGAGGAGACGCTGGACCTTCTCGGCCGCGCGCATTGCATCTCCATGGAGTGCGGGATTGAATCGATTACTGAACAGGGCAGGGAAGGGCTGAAAAAGAATTGCCGAATCGATACGCGCCGGATTGGCGAGCTATTAATCTATGCGCGCCAACGAATCCCATGGGTACAGGCAAATCTAATTTTGACGCAGCACGATAACAAGGCTCAAATTCGTCAGTGGCAGGATCAGCTGAAATCGCATGATGTATGGGTTAGCGAACCTGTCCCGATGTTCCCGTTTCCTGGCAGTCCACTGTTTGTGCAAACGTTTGGTGAGTCGCCCGACGATAATGCATGGGAGCGAGCGCACCACTTCTACATGTCGCAATTTCAGGACAAGGGCTTCAGCGATATTCAGGAGCAGCAGCCGGCCGCTATCGAGGATCTCGAATGCATGTATTGA
- a CDS encoding glycosyltransferase family 4 protein, giving the protein MTADTIGGVWTYTRELVTQLSRLGLRITLVSFGEIPSAEQSEWLEDLPAVSYYPTAFRLEWMQDAQSDLEQSAEFLRSLVAETKPDLLHFNQFYYGTLDCEQPRVVVAHSDVVSWWVAVHGVEPPANDWIRHYRENVIRGLNRADLVVAPTRWMLDQVCLHYSEPLKAAVVYNGRDPRLFDSDITKQNYILSIGRLWDAGKQATLLLRDDLPWQTILVGSEQSPEGAIASAQSMGRLAKLRAIGQQSEKQLRQLLAGASMYLATSRYEPFGLAPLEAAFSGCPIVANDLASFREIWGEDAIYFERNNPQSLVFTIQELASNPLRRSEYGQRVLHRARTKFRSEKMAENYLTHYRRLIHSEVAAA; this is encoded by the coding sequence ATGACTGCAGATACGATCGGAGGGGTCTGGACCTATACCCGCGAACTGGTCACGCAGCTTTCTCGCCTTGGCCTCAGGATCACGTTGGTGAGCTTTGGGGAGATCCCATCGGCAGAGCAATCAGAGTGGCTGGAGGACCTTCCGGCGGTGTCGTACTACCCGACTGCATTCCGTCTGGAATGGATGCAGGACGCGCAATCCGATCTAGAGCAGTCGGCCGAATTCCTCAGATCTCTTGTCGCTGAAACTAAGCCCGATTTACTGCACTTCAACCAGTTCTATTATGGGACACTCGATTGCGAGCAACCGCGAGTTGTTGTAGCGCACAGCGATGTCGTCAGCTGGTGGGTTGCCGTGCACGGCGTCGAGCCGCCGGCAAACGATTGGATTCGGCATTACCGCGAGAATGTGATTCGCGGCCTAAACCGAGCCGACCTCGTTGTTGCTCCTACGCGATGGATGCTGGACCAGGTCTGTCTCCATTACAGTGAACCCCTGAAGGCTGCGGTCGTGTACAACGGCCGTGACCCGCGACTGTTTGACTCCGATATCACAAAGCAGAATTACATCCTTTCAATCGGACGCCTTTGGGACGCGGGCAAGCAAGCTACGTTGTTGTTGCGAGATGATCTGCCGTGGCAGACGATCTTGGTGGGCTCCGAGCAAAGTCCTGAAGGAGCCATAGCCTCGGCACAATCCATGGGACGCCTAGCCAAACTTCGCGCAATCGGGCAGCAATCTGAGAAGCAACTTCGGCAATTACTTGCAGGCGCTTCGATGTATCTGGCCACCTCTCGGTACGAGCCGTTTGGACTCGCGCCTCTGGAAGCCGCGTTCTCCGGCTGTCCGATTGTCGCAAACGACCTTGCTAGCTTCCGGGAAATATGGGGGGAGGACGCCATCTATTTTGAGCGCAACAATCCTCAGAGCCTGGTATTCACAATTCAGGAACTTGCATCTAACCCCTTGCGGCGTTCGGAATATGGACAACGTGTCCTCCACCGAGCGCGCACGAAGTTCAGGTCCGAAAAGATGGCAGAGAATTATCTAACCCATTACCGTCGCCTAATTCATTCGGAGGTTGCAGCCGCTTGA
- the uvrA gene encoding excinuclease ABC subunit UvrA, whose product MSNESIVVRGARVHNLKNVDFEIPHNTLTVVTGVSGSGKSSLAFDTIYAEGQRRYVESLSAYARQFLERIEKPDVDLIDGISPAIAIRQKNSTRNPRSTVATATEIYDYLRLLFARIGRTYCVNCGIEVKKDTVDEVFAALSQLPEGTRLNVLFPVSATASQAAQTKKARGRVKTSAPQKSELSDLLKERLGELRRRGFNRLYQNGNIYEFSTPESLLEINFAQPLFVLVDRIAFAPDQRARIVDALEIGYRESGEAVFEIVPRDDSPWRQLRFSQRFECKNCGRKYEEPEPRLFSFNNPYGACQRCQGFGNTIDFDINLVVPNPLLTLNEGAIEPWTKPKYKAFQAELKRFAKVHGIPMNVPWCDLESDQRALILQGDGKFPGITGFFALLERKKYKLHVRVFLSRYRGYATCQDCQGQRLRAEARTVKIQGKNICEITAMTVEQAARFIAEVELTPQQAAIAEKILEEVRDRLGFLNSVGLEYLTLDRTASTLSGGESQRIQLATSLGSRLVGALYVLDEPSIGLHSRDTDRLVRILHELRDLGNTILVVEHDSEVMAASDHIVDLGPGAGELGGKIVATGTYDEISRNAHSLTGRYLSHNLAIPIPSARRKARGELRLIGARANNLKNVNVTIPLGVLAVITGVSGSGKSTLVHDVLYKAVAATTGSTDAGSAAGLFQRLEGGEQIKEVILVDQSPIGRTPRSNPVTYIKAFDAIRELFASLPEAQKRGYAAGHFSFNVPGGRCEACQGDGTVTVEMQFLADVELICEECRGTRYKASVLDVRYKGKNIHDVLNLTVKEALHFFSGVPKITDKLRVLEEVGLGYLRLGQSATTLSGGEAQRMKLAAHLTPRSRDERAPQQEGNNGGRTLRKSSPLRTLYIFDEPTTGLHFDDVSKLLAAFRRLIEAGGSLIVIEHNLDVVKAADWVIDLGPEGGAGGGEVVSVGTPEAIARNNKSYTGQWLSRILSKNGNSQSNEGSALQ is encoded by the coding sequence ATGTCAAACGAGAGCATTGTTGTACGGGGTGCGCGGGTTCACAACCTGAAGAATGTGGACTTTGAGATCCCTCACAATACCCTGACTGTGGTCACCGGAGTCTCCGGTTCGGGCAAGTCTTCCCTGGCGTTCGACACCATCTATGCTGAGGGCCAGCGGCGCTATGTGGAGTCTTTATCAGCCTATGCCCGCCAGTTTCTGGAAAGAATTGAGAAACCGGACGTAGACCTGATTGATGGCATATCACCTGCCATAGCGATTCGTCAGAAGAACAGTACGCGCAATCCCCGCTCGACGGTCGCCACGGCCACCGAGATTTATGACTATCTGCGTCTCCTTTTCGCCCGCATTGGCCGCACCTATTGCGTGAATTGCGGTATCGAGGTGAAGAAAGACACAGTTGACGAAGTCTTTGCGGCCCTAAGTCAACTGCCGGAAGGCACTCGATTGAATGTTCTGTTTCCCGTCTCAGCCACTGCTTCCCAGGCGGCGCAGACGAAGAAGGCCCGCGGCAGGGTCAAAACATCGGCTCCTCAAAAATCAGAGTTAAGCGATCTACTGAAAGAGCGTCTCGGAGAACTCCGCCGCCGGGGCTTTAACCGGCTGTATCAGAACGGAAACATCTACGAGTTTTCTACGCCTGAGTCCTTACTGGAGATCAACTTCGCACAGCCTCTGTTTGTGCTGGTTGATCGGATAGCCTTCGCGCCAGACCAGCGCGCACGGATTGTGGACGCGCTCGAGATCGGATACCGCGAGTCCGGGGAGGCAGTTTTTGAAATTGTGCCTCGCGACGACTCGCCGTGGCGGCAGCTTCGTTTTTCCCAGCGTTTCGAGTGCAAGAACTGCGGACGCAAATATGAGGAGCCGGAACCGCGGCTTTTCTCGTTCAATAATCCTTATGGAGCCTGCCAGCGCTGCCAGGGATTCGGGAACACCATCGATTTCGACATAAACCTGGTGGTTCCAAATCCGCTGTTGACTCTCAACGAAGGGGCAATTGAGCCCTGGACAAAGCCCAAGTACAAGGCTTTTCAGGCCGAACTGAAGCGTTTTGCCAAGGTGCATGGCATTCCCATGAACGTGCCGTGGTGCGACCTTGAAAGTGATCAGCGTGCCCTAATTCTCCAAGGCGACGGCAAATTTCCGGGCATTACGGGGTTTTTTGCTCTGCTCGAACGAAAGAAGTACAAGCTGCACGTCCGCGTGTTCCTGAGCCGCTATCGTGGATATGCCACGTGCCAGGACTGTCAGGGCCAGAGGCTCAGGGCCGAGGCCCGCACTGTAAAGATTCAAGGCAAAAACATCTGCGAGATCACAGCGATGACAGTCGAACAGGCAGCTCGATTCATCGCCGAGGTAGAGTTGACCCCGCAACAGGCTGCAATTGCCGAGAAGATTCTGGAAGAGGTTCGCGACCGGCTCGGGTTCTTAAACAGCGTGGGGCTCGAATACTTGACTCTCGATCGCACTGCTTCAACCCTCTCAGGAGGGGAATCCCAAAGGATTCAATTGGCTACATCGTTAGGCTCACGTCTAGTAGGCGCTTTGTATGTGCTGGATGAGCCATCGATCGGCCTTCATAGCCGCGATACGGACCGCCTGGTCCGGATACTGCACGAACTCCGTGACCTCGGAAACACAATCCTGGTAGTGGAGCACGACTCGGAAGTCATGGCCGCTTCAGATCACATCGTCGATCTTGGCCCCGGTGCGGGCGAACTTGGGGGGAAAATAGTTGCGACCGGAACTTACGACGAGATCTCGCGCAACGCCCACTCATTGACCGGCCGATATCTTAGCCATAATCTGGCAATTCCGATCCCTTCTGCGCGTCGCAAAGCTCGGGGCGAGTTGCGCCTAATCGGGGCACGAGCCAATAACCTCAAGAATGTGAACGTCACCATTCCTCTGGGCGTGCTGGCGGTGATTACGGGCGTTTCTGGATCAGGCAAATCCACGCTTGTTCATGACGTTCTCTACAAGGCGGTGGCCGCCACGACTGGCAGCACTGACGCCGGCAGTGCCGCAGGATTATTCCAGCGGCTTGAGGGCGGTGAGCAGATCAAAGAGGTAATTCTGGTCGACCAATCTCCGATTGGCCGAACACCACGCTCGAATCCGGTTACCTACATCAAGGCTTTCGATGCCATTCGTGAGCTCTTTGCCTCCTTGCCGGAGGCGCAGAAGCGCGGCTATGCCGCCGGGCACTTCTCGTTCAATGTTCCCGGAGGCCGTTGTGAAGCCTGCCAGGGTGATGGAACGGTAACGGTTGAAATGCAGTTCCTCGCCGACGTGGAACTCATCTGTGAAGAGTGCCGAGGCACGCGCTACAAGGCATCTGTTCTCGATGTCCGTTACAAGGGTAAGAACATCCACGATGTGCTAAATCTAACCGTCAAAGAAGCTCTGCATTTCTTCTCCGGCGTGCCCAAAATCACTGACAAGTTGCGCGTTCTCGAAGAAGTCGGACTGGGATATCTCCGCCTTGGGCAATCGGCGACCACCTTGAGTGGCGGCGAAGCTCAGCGCATGAAGCTGGCAGCGCACTTGACTCCGCGTTCACGCGACGAACGCGCGCCACAGCAGGAGGGCAACAACGGCGGCAGAACGTTGCGCAAATCGTCGCCACTGCGAACGTTATACATATTTGACGAACCGACCACTGGCCTTCACTTCGACGACGTAAGCAAACTGCTAGCGGCCTTTCGGCGATTAATCGAGGCGGGCGGCTCTCTCATTGTGATTGAGCACAATTTGGACGTAGTAAAAGCCGCTGATTGGGTAATTGATCTGGGCCCAGAGGGTGGGGCGGGCGGCGGAGAGGTAGTTTCCGTGGGTACTCCGGAGGCAATCGCAAGGAACAACAAGTCCTACACGGGACAATGGCTATCACGCATCTTGTCCAAAAACGGGAATTCGCAATCCAATGAGGGCTCTGCACTTCAATAA
- a CDS encoding GDP-mannose 4,6-dehydratase → MDSKRSEKRSALIFGGAGFIGANLARHLLIETDASVHVFDNLSRRSVQHNLALLKRAAGSSGRLRVTIGDVRNASAVERACIDATEIYQFAAQVAVTGSTTDPRYDFETNAMGTFNVLEGARSSGNQPFVLFTSTNKVYGEMINEPLQLRGRRYAYVNRECVSEEQPLDFHSPYGCSKGAADQYVREYSRMYGLPTVVFRMSCIAGEMQYGNEDQGWLAHFLYSTLRRDPLVIYGDGCQVRDVLHVGDLVRAFAAVRASLPRSSGQIYNVGGGSENAISLLELMDEIEGLTGERIRYTTSSRRPGDQLIYVSDYSKFASHTGWKPRSSVRETLAAIYSFWQDHRELFGGVPAHHKIEQPLPAALLESAA, encoded by the coding sequence ATGGACAGTAAACGTTCAGAGAAGCGATCGGCGTTAATTTTTGGGGGTGCTGGCTTCATAGGTGCGAACCTTGCGCGCCATCTGCTGATTGAGACTGATGCAAGTGTGCATGTCTTCGACAATCTTTCCCGTCGCAGTGTGCAGCATAACTTGGCGCTGCTGAAAAGAGCAGCAGGATCATCGGGAAGACTGCGGGTCACGATTGGTGACGTGCGGAATGCATCGGCGGTTGAGCGGGCCTGCATAGACGCGACCGAAATCTATCAATTCGCGGCTCAAGTTGCGGTTACAGGCTCAACTACTGATCCGAGATATGACTTCGAGACAAATGCGATGGGGACTTTCAACGTCCTCGAAGGTGCCCGCAGTTCCGGCAATCAACCCTTCGTGCTATTTACCTCGACGAATAAGGTCTACGGAGAGATGATCAATGAGCCGCTCCAGCTTCGTGGCCGACGTTACGCATACGTGAATCGGGAGTGCGTTTCTGAAGAACAGCCACTCGACTTCCACTCTCCCTATGGCTGCTCCAAGGGCGCAGCGGATCAATACGTTCGAGAGTATTCCCGAATGTATGGACTACCAACGGTAGTGTTCCGCATGTCCTGTATTGCTGGCGAAATGCAATACGGCAATGAAGATCAGGGCTGGTTAGCTCACTTCCTTTACAGCACATTGCGGCGCGATCCGCTCGTAATCTACGGAGACGGCTGTCAAGTTCGCGATGTGCTTCATGTAGGTGATCTCGTGCGCGCCTTTGCTGCGGTCAGAGCATCGCTCCCCAGATCGTCGGGTCAGATTTACAACGTGGGCGGCGGCTCGGAGAACGCGATTTCTCTTTTGGAACTGATGGACGAGATCGAAGGTCTGACAGGCGAGCGCATCCGGTACACAACCAGTTCGCGTCGACCCGGAGACCAGCTCATATACGTAAGCGACTACTCCAAGTTCGCAAGTCACACCGGGTGGAAACCGCGCTCGTCGGTTCGCGAGACATTAGCAGCTATTTACTCATTCTGGCAAGATCACCGCGAGCTATTTGGCGGAGTTCCCGCTCACCACAAGATCGAGCAGCCATTACCGGCTGCCCTGCTTGAGAGCGCGGCATAA
- a CDS encoding sigma-54 dependent transcriptional regulator — protein sequence MKAGGSSPPVSELLVADSDPQSAELSRDIAVAASLTLRTTQDSETTLDLLESGLVDVLLLSEQLPGGSDLELLRHIHYWYPETQVIMLSESPSYASAVQAIKLGAFDYLPKPLDSQVLEATIERAMEHRRTEMGRAALREPTDAETAYGIVGTTAVMWKLYKVIGKVSANIHPVLILGESGTGKELVARAIHFSGTRRERPFIPVDCGALVPTLMESELFGHERGSFTGAERSKEGLLRIAEGGTVFLDEIGELPVEVQGKLLRAVQEKEIRPVGSTKRIRIDVRVIAATNRNLEKEISEGRFRKDLYFRLNVVTIKAPPLRDRIDDIEPLVNAFLDRIARNTGQPRRKISREAVRMLKTYSWPGNVRELENFIERAVALGSRDTLEPIDFPSQLSAHMKLPQFSTSEPARRLGRVLPIAEVERHAILNAVAEAKGDKLLAARMLGIGKTTLYRKLRQYESQGSQFLLSSSSPTTTAS from the coding sequence ATGAAAGCCGGAGGGAGCTCCCCGCCTGTATCTGAACTGCTGGTCGCAGACTCTGACCCTCAATCAGCGGAGTTGAGCCGGGACATAGCCGTTGCTGCCAGTCTCACGCTTCGTACCACTCAAGACTCTGAAACCACGCTCGACCTGTTGGAGTCAGGGTTGGTGGATGTCCTCCTACTCAGTGAGCAGCTTCCAGGAGGATCGGATCTTGAACTATTGAGGCACATTCACTATTGGTATCCCGAGACTCAAGTGATCATGCTTTCTGAGAGTCCGAGCTATGCCTCGGCGGTCCAAGCAATCAAATTGGGGGCATTTGACTATCTGCCTAAGCCCTTGGATAGCCAGGTTCTTGAAGCTACAATCGAGCGCGCTATGGAGCACCGCCGGACGGAGATGGGTCGTGCCGCTTTGCGGGAGCCAACAGATGCCGAGACAGCCTACGGCATCGTGGGTACAACAGCTGTGATGTGGAAGCTCTACAAAGTCATCGGGAAAGTCTCAGCAAACATCCATCCTGTCCTCATTCTGGGCGAGAGTGGCACAGGCAAGGAGCTTGTCGCCCGAGCGATTCACTTTAGCGGCACACGGAGAGAGCGGCCATTCATTCCCGTAGATTGCGGCGCGCTGGTTCCCACCCTGATGGAAAGCGAGTTGTTTGGTCACGAACGAGGATCATTCACCGGAGCGGAACGGTCGAAGGAGGGACTACTAAGAATTGCCGAAGGTGGGACAGTCTTTCTCGACGAGATTGGCGAACTTCCAGTAGAAGTTCAAGGAAAGCTTCTGCGAGCCGTGCAAGAGAAGGAGATCCGCCCTGTTGGAAGCACCAAGCGCATTCGTATCGATGTTCGCGTAATTGCGGCTACAAATCGGAACTTGGAGAAGGAGATCAGCGAGGGTCGTTTTCGCAAGGATCTCTACTTTCGCCTGAATGTCGTCACGATTAAGGCCCCGCCTCTGCGTGACCGGATAGACGATATCGAACCCTTGGTCAATGCGTTCCTCGACAGGATTGCGAGAAATACTGGACAGCCCAGAAGGAAGATCTCTCGCGAAGCAGTGCGGATGCTAAAGACGTATTCGTGGCCGGGAAACGTCCGCGAATTGGAAAACTTTATCGAGCGCGCCGTAGCGCTGGGCAGCCGAGACACGTTGGAACCAATCGACTTCCCCAGTCAGCTTAGCGCTCACATGAAGCTACCTCAATTCTCCACGAGCGAACCCGCGCGACGTTTGGGCCGCGTGCTTCCCATCGCCGAAGTCGAACGTCACGCAATCCTGAATGCGGTTGCTGAAGCTAAGGGAGACAAATTGCTGGCAGCTCGTATGCTGGGAATTGGTAAGACCACTCTCTACCGAAAGCTCCGCCAATACGAGAGTCAAGGATCACAATTCCTGCTGTCGTCGAGCTCCCCGACAACTACTGCATCCTAA